From Paenibacillus sp. PL2-23:
CTTCAGGCCCTTGACGACGAATTGGCTGCATCGCAGCGCTATGGGGCCCGATAAGCCGAAATGAGTGAAGAGCATATCGCCTTCATGCTCGATTGTCTTCTTGCCCTTGGCGTTCCACACAGACAATGAAACGCCGCGAAGCGACAGCCCCTGAAGCTCCTTGCTGCGGATAAAGGGCTCCTTCGAGGTGAGCGGCACCTCCGTAGGGAAAAGCTCCACAATCGTATGCCCCGCCTCCTCCGCCCATTCGTAGCCATCGCCGGTAGAGCCTGTGTGCGGAACGGATTTGCCGCCTGCCGCTACAATAACGGAGCTTGCACGAATCGTCTCCCCCGATTTCAGCTGGACGCCAATCACTCGGCCATTCCCGTATAACACGCGGGCAACGGGACTATTGACGCGAATGTCTACGCCAAGCGAGCGCACCTTGCCGACCAGAGCGTCGACCACGGTTTTGGCTTTGTCGCTGACGGGGAACATTCGGCCGTTGTCCTCCTCCTTAAGCCGGATGCCCAGCTCCTCGAAGAAGCTCATAATATGCCTGTTGCCGAAGGCTGTCAGGGCGCTGTACAAATATTTGCCGTTCCCGGGAATATTTTTAATGAGCTCGTCAAGCTCCTTGGCATTGGTCACATTGCACCTTCCGCCGCCTGATATGCCAAGCTTGCGGCCAAGCTTGTCCCCTTTGTCCAGCAGCAGCACCTTCGCCCCTGCCTCGCCCGCCGATACGCTGGCCATCAGACCTGCAGAACCTGCGCCAACTACGATAATGTCATAGCTCATGTTAGACTCCTGTAACAAGTTAATTAAGTTGAGAATAGTCATTAATTTTCTCTATATTCAAATGTATGATTTCCAGTATAATTTAATTAGAAAATGACGGCAAGGAGGCCAGTCCCCATGCAGCGAGAACAATGGCACGCTCATGGAGCGTCGGGAACAAGCTTGTATGCCAGAACGTGGACGCCTGCCGGCCGGCAGCCTGAAGCATTAGTAGTGATTGTGCATGGACAAGGCGAGCATGGAGAACGGTATCGCCATGTAGCGGAGAGGATGACGAACACTGGGCTGGCCGTCGCCTGCGCGGACCTGCGCGGACACGGACGCTCCGAAGGCATTCGCGGGCATATAGCCGCAATTGACGAAATAATCGAAGACACGGCAGCGATCATTGCGTTCGCCAGAGAGAGCTTTCCGGATGCCCCTGTTATCCTGTACGGACACAGCATGGGAGGGAATATTGCCTTAAATGCGGTACTCAGGCGGCAGCTGAATGTGTCCGCGCTTATTCTGTCCAGCCCGTGGCTGCGCCTGGCATTCAAGCCGCCCGCAATCAAGGAATGGATAGGAAGAGGGGTAGCCAAGCTATGGCCGGCACTCCGCATGTCGTCCGGACTGAAGCCCGACGAGCTGTTCCGTCCAAGCGAGCTCAGACTCCCAGCCATAAGCGAGGACCCGCTTAATCATACCTATATAACCCCCAAGGCTTATCTAGAGATTCAGAGGGCAGGCGAATGGGCGCTGGGCAATCATGGGCTGCTGCAGCTCCCGGTACTGCTGCTGCATGGCGATGCCGATCGCATCACCTCCCACGCTGCAAGCCAGCAGCTTGCGCAAGGAATGGGCTCTCGCTGTCAATGGATTTCTGTCGAGGGCGGCCTGCATGAGCTTCATAATGACCAGGGAGGAGACCGGACAATTGACCTCATTATAGATTGGATACAGCTTCAGCTATCATTGAATGGCGATTAAATAGCCTGGTCAGGAGGCGCGGACTTAAGTGCTAAAGGATTTGCTGCTCCAATTTTTTCTATCCGTGCTTCCCGTTTTCGCGTTTCTGCTTTGGCATGACAAGGACCGCAGCTGGGAGGGCTTCCGCCCGTTCATTGCTATAACGTCCGGACTGGCCATGCTGCTGTGCTTGTTACTGTCTACTCCCTCAGTGAATGATTACGAGGTCGATTTCCGCATTGTGCCTTTTGTAATCGGTTCCTTATATGGCGGCTATCGGGCATTGGCTGTCTTGTCCATCCTGCACGTTGTCCTTAGAGCTCCAACGCTGAGCTCGGTTGAGGAGGCTGTCAGCTTTTCTTTGTTTTTGGCGTTTGCTGTCCTTCTGCTGACCGGATTTATGGGGCGCTTCCAACGAGAGTCGCCAGAGGGCAGAGAGAGAATTGGCGTTACCGTTATTTCCTTTCAAATCATCATTACTATTTCGATGATGACGGTGATTATGGGGATGAATGGAAGGCCGTGGACGCTCACAATCGTTCTTGACTTGTTGGTTGCTATGGCAGGCTTATTGCTTGCGACCTGGCTGTCCGTCTACATAATAGAAGGCATTAAGGAAAAGCAGCAGCTACATAACAAAGTGGATCATTTGTCTCTTAGCTACCGCAATGAGGTAGAGAAGCTGCAGCAGTTTATTGATAAAGCCCCTATCGCGGTTATGATCGTCGACCGGGATGCGAGAATTACGCATGTGAACGAAGAAGGGCTGCGGCTGTTCAATTTGATGCCCTCCTACACCAGCGTTGACAGTCTCAAAAACAAACCGTATGCCGTCGTCTTCCTGGAAGGCGCCGGCGACATGTGCTTCACGATTCTGGAGCAGGCCTTGAAGGGACGCCCCACCGGCACCGTGCCTCATATGGAGGACGGCAAAACGTTTCTCTACACGGCGATAACGCTGCGTGAAGTGGGCAGTCTGAGGGTCACCGGCGCCGCCATTATCGCCCAGGATATTACGGAGCTGAGCGTGTTGCGGGACGAGCTGGGGCGAATGGAGAGACTGAGCCTTGTCGGCCAGATGGCCGCCAGCATTACACATGAGATCCGCAATCCCATGGCGGTTATTCGCGGCTTTGTTCAGCTGATACAGGAGCGGAGCCCGCAGAACCAGCATGAATATTTCCGCGTCATTATGGAAGAGCTGGACCGCGCCAACATGATTATTAACGATTTCCTCTCTCTCGCGCAGAATCGGGATCTGAAGATGGAGATGGGCTCTCTGAACAGCAGTATTCGCGACCTGGAGCCGTTGCTGCTCGCGGACGCCAACCTGAGAGGCCAGTCGCTGGAGGTCAGTCTCTGCGAGGATTTGCCTCCTATGAGGATGAACGACCGAGAGATCAAGCAAATGCTGCTGAATATTGCCCGTAACGGCATGGAAGCAATGGAGGAGAAGGGGATTCTCCGAATCCGCACCACGTATGATAACGGAGAAATCAGCATTACAATTTCAGACGAAGGTGTGGGCATTCCGCACGACATTATGGGCAGCCTGTTCGAGCCGTTCTTCACTACCAAAACTCGCGGGACGGGGCTTGGCTTGCCGCTGTGTCTCAGCATTGCAGAGCGGCATGGCGGCAGGATTGATGTGCAGAGCCAGGAAGGG
This genomic window contains:
- a CDS encoding lysophospholipase, which translates into the protein MQREQWHAHGASGTSLYARTWTPAGRQPEALVVIVHGQGEHGERYRHVAERMTNTGLAVACADLRGHGRSEGIRGHIAAIDEIIEDTAAIIAFARESFPDAPVILYGHSMGGNIALNAVLRRQLNVSALILSSPWLRLAFKPPAIKEWIGRGVAKLWPALRMSSGLKPDELFRPSELRLPAISEDPLNHTYITPKAYLEIQRAGEWALGNHGLLQLPVLLLHGDADRITSHAASQQLAQGMGSRCQWISVEGGLHELHNDQGGDRTIDLIIDWIQLQLSLNGD
- a CDS encoding ATP-binding protein, with translation MLKDLLLQFFLSVLPVFAFLLWHDKDRSWEGFRPFIAITSGLAMLLCLLLSTPSVNDYEVDFRIVPFVIGSLYGGYRALAVLSILHVVLRAPTLSSVEEAVSFSLFLAFAVLLLTGFMGRFQRESPEGRERIGVTVISFQIIITISMMTVIMGMNGRPWTLTIVLDLLVAMAGLLLATWLSVYIIEGIKEKQQLHNKVDHLSLSYRNEVEKLQQFIDKAPIAVMIVDRDARITHVNEEGLRLFNLMPSYTSVDSLKNKPYAVVFLEGAGDMCFTILEQALKGRPTGTVPHMEDGKTFLYTAITLREVGSLRVTGAAIIAQDITELSVLRDELGRMERLSLVGQMAASITHEIRNPMAVIRGFVQLIQERSPQNQHEYFRVIMEELDRANMIINDFLSLAQNRDLKMEMGSLNSSIRDLEPLLLADANLRGQSLEVSLCEDLPPMRMNDREIKQMLLNIARNGMEAMEEKGILRIRTTYDNGEISITISDEGVGIPHDIMGSLFEPFFTTKTRGTGLGLPLCLSIAERHGGRIDVQSQEGQGTTFIVSFNILAQ
- a CDS encoding NAD(P)/FAD-dependent oxidoreductase codes for the protein MSYDIIVVGAGSAGLMASVSAGEAGAKVLLLDKGDKLGRKLGISGGGRCNVTNAKELDELIKNIPGNGKYLYSALTAFGNRHIMSFFEELGIRLKEEDNGRMFPVSDKAKTVVDALVGKVRSLGVDIRVNSPVARVLYGNGRVIGVQLKSGETIRASSVIVAAGGKSVPHTGSTGDGYEWAEEAGHTIVELFPTEVPLTSKEPFIRSKELQGLSLRGVSLSVWNAKGKKTIEHEGDMLFTHFGLSGPIALRCSQFVVKGLKQNGGEPVRTTIDLLPSLSADEIYKETLAICQTESRKSVKNALKGYFPERLIPLLLSKAGVREDITYDNIPKHAWLELAKTAKAFPVLVNGTLSIEEAFVTGGGVNLKEIDPRTLQSKLMKGLYFCGEILDIHGYTGGYNITAAFTTGYNAGKHAAESRQ